The following are encoded together in the Drosophila sechellia strain sech25 chromosome 3R, ASM438219v1, whole genome shotgun sequence genome:
- the LOC6612683 gene encoding M-phase inducer phosphatase, which produces MLWETIVEENNCSMDCNISNNTSSSSSINKMSGSRRARRSLELMSMDQEELSFYDDDTVPQDQQRSASPELMGLLSPEGSPQRFQIIRQPKILPAMGVSSDHTPARSFRIFNSLSSTCSMESSMDDEYMELFEMESQSQQTALGFPSGLNSLISGQIKEQPAAKSPAGLSMRRPSVRRCLSMTESNTNSTTTPPPKTPETARDCFKRPEPPASANCSPIQSKRHRCAAVEKENCPAPSPLSQVTIGHPPPLRKCMSLNDAEIMSALARSENRNEPELIGDFSKAYALPLMEGRHRDLKSISSETVARLLKGEFSDKVASYRIIDCRYPYEFEGGHIEGAKNLYTTEQILDEFLTVQQTELQQQQNAESGPKRNIIIFHCEFSSERGPKMSRFLRNLDRERNTNAYPALHYPEIYLLHNGYKEFFESHVELCEPHAYRTMLDPAYNEAYRHFRAKSKSWNGDGLGGATGRLKKSRSRLML; this is translated from the exons atgcTGTGGGAAACCATTGTGGAGGAAAACAACTGCAGCATGGATTGCAATATCAG TAATAACACCAGCAGTTCGAGTAGCATCAACAAAATGAGTGGATCTCGTCGTGCTCGCCGTTCCCTGGAACTGATGAGCATGGACCAGGAGGAGCTGTCGTTCTACGACGACGACACTGTGCCCCAGGATCAGCAGCGCTCGGCCAGTCCGGAGCTGATGGGTCTGCTCTCGCCGGAGGGCTCGCCCCAGCGCTTCCAGATCATCCGCCAGCCGAAGATTCTGCCAGCAATGGGAGTATCGAGTGACCACACGCCGGCGCGCAGCTTCCGCATCTTCAACAGCCTGTCCTCCACCTGCTCCATGGAGTCCTCCATGGACGATGAGTACATGGAGCTCTTCGAGATGGAGTCGCAGAGCCAACAGACCGCCCTGGGCTTCCCCAGTGGCCTCAACTCGCTGATCAGCGGCCAGATCAAGGAGCAGCCTGCAGCCAAGTCGCCAGCGGGTCTGTCCATGCGCCGCCCTTCGGTCAGAAGGTGCCTCAGCATGACGGAgagcaacaccaacagcacCACCACCCCACCACCAAAGACCCCAGAGACTGCCCGGGATTGCTTCAAGCGCCCGGAACCACCAGCATCGGCCAACTGCTCGCCCATCCAGAGCAAACGCCATCGCTGCGCCGCCGTTGAGAAGGAGAACTGCCCCGCACCCAGCCCACTCAGCCAGGTCACAATTGGCCACCCCCCTCCACTGAGGAAGTGCATGTCCCTGAACGACGCCGAGATCATGTCCGCCCTGGCCCGCTCCGAGAACCGCAACGAGCCCGAGCTGATCGGCGACTTCAGCAAAGCCTATGCCCTGCCCCTAATGGAGGGTCGTCATCGGGATCTGAAGAGCATCTCCAGCGAAACAGTGGCTCGCCTGTTGAAGGGCGAGTTCAGCGATAAGGTGGCCAGCTACCGCATCATCGACTGCCGCTACCCCTACGAATTCGAGGGCGGCCACATCGAGGGAGCCAAGAACCTGTACACCACCGAGCAGATCCTCGATGAGTTCCTCACCGTCCAACAGActgagctgcagcagcagcagaacgcCGAATCGGGACCCAAGCgcaacatcatcatcttcCACTGCGAGTTCTCCTCGGAGCGTGGACCGAAAATGTCCCGCTTCCTGCGGAATTTGGATCGCGAGAGGAATACCAACGCCTATCCGGCGTTGCACTATCCCGAGATCTATCTGCTGCACAACGGCTACAAGGAGTTCTTCGAGTCGCACGTTGAGCTGTGCGAACCCCATGCCTACCGCACCATGCTGGACCCCGCCTACAACGAGGCCTACCGCCACTTCCGCGCCAAGTCCAAGTCCTGGAACGGCGATGGCCTGGGCGGTGCCACCGGGCGGCTCAAGAAGTCGCGCTCGCGACTGATGCTGTAG
- the LOC116801752 gene encoding LOW QUALITY PROTEIN: uncharacterized protein LOC116801752 (The sequence of the model RefSeq protein was modified relative to this genomic sequence to represent the inferred CDS: deleted 2 bases in 1 codon): MPCGSHSGGSKGLTRGDVNTHGTGQCNQAISFTPLESQTNVNDFDFGSNHRRSHQMSYGFIPLNSFGQLLLLLQEEPRGSSLWKTTSTKRREGRRNHKVVLNKLKKRIGKRKEKAQNQSHS, translated from the exons ATGCCCTGCGGGAGTCATTCTGGAGGATCCAAGGGGCTCACGAGGGGGGATGTGAACACCCATGG GACAGGCCAGTGCAACCAGGCCATATCATTCACACCGCTTGAATCGCAGACGAACGTAAATGATTTCGATTTCGGGAGCAACCACAGGCGAAGCCACCAAATGAGCTACGGTTTCATTCCGCTGAATTCCTTTGGCcagcttttgttgttgctgcaggaAGAGCCGAGAGGATCATCTTTATGGAAAACAACCAGCACAAAACGACGAGAAGGACGCAGAAATCATAAAGTGGTTTTGAACAAGTTAAAAAAGCGCATAGGG AAAAGGAAGGAAAAAGCTCAGAACCAATCTCATTCATAG